A single window of Nicotiana sylvestris chromosome 5, ASM39365v2, whole genome shotgun sequence DNA harbors:
- the LOC138891212 gene encoding uncharacterized protein — MAALRDEILAFKQEPNERLHEIWDRYRTIVKKCPNNDMTEAMIQRTFYRGINTTNQCVVNQLAGGNFMKLPYDEACDILDEMADTSSAWQSRANVPQGDPTVIYLHKELHDHGQAIAELTTTMNQLAKAQLQQVQAPRKVNAMEGVNMFVNKMRQRGQQSQGNPDQYEQGSSGFNQDDGYDEQIEEVQYVNNYQGQRRMLLTNNNSGDPKETGVDTQFFPIYVYMHKYL, encoded by the coding sequence ATGGCTGCATTGAGGGATGAAATCTTAGCATTCAAACAGGAACCAAATGAGCGCCTTCATGAAATCTGGGATAGATATAGAACTATAGTCAAgaaatgccccaacaatgatatgactgaagcaATGATTCAACGGACATTTTATCGGGGTATAAACACAACCAATCAATGTGTGGTAAACCAGTTAGCAGGgggtaattttatgaagcttCCCTATGATGAGGCCTGTgatattcttgatgagatggctgatacttcctcagcttggcaaagtcgagctaatgtgccacagggtgatccCACTGTCATTTACCTGCACAAAGAGCTCCACGACCATGGCCAGGCAATAGCAGAGTTAACtacaacaatgaaccagttggCTAAAGCTCAATTGCAGCAAGTTCAAGCGCCAAGaaaagtaaatgctatggaaggtGTAAACATGTTCGTCAACAAGAtgcgacaaagaggtcaacaaagtCAAGGAAATCCGGATCAATATGAGCAAGGTAGCAGTGGTTTCAaccaagatgatgggtatgatgagcaAATTGAAGAAGTCCAGTACGTGAACAATTACCAAGGACAAAGGAGAATGCTCCTAACTaacaacaacagtggagatcccaaggaaactggtgttgatacccaattttttcctatatatgtttatatgcataaatacctttga
- the LOC138868598 gene encoding uncharacterized protein, translating into MVENHKQWHEKLPFAVLGYRTTIHTSTGATPYMLVYDTEAVIPAEVEIPSLRVIQEVELIDAEWIQSRYEQLALIDGKRMNAVYHGQLYQNRMYRAFNKRVKPRRFILGQLVLKKIFPYLDETKGKFSPNWQGTFDIMVAFAKHVYTKIIHYRSGHQTSNTSPAKKYTTLTYYSLFG; encoded by the exons atggtagaaaaccacaaacagtggcatgagaagttaccctttgctgtgttagggtaccgcaccacaatTCACacgtcaaccggggcaactccctacatgttggtttatgataccgaagctgtcatcccagccgaggtggagattccttctttaagagtcatacaggaagttgaactCATCGATGCGGAGTGGATACagagccgctatgaacaattggcccttatcgatggaaagaggatgaatgcagtatatcacggccaactttatcagaacagaatgtacagagctttcaacaaaagagtcaaaccaagacggTTCATACTAGGGCAGCTGGTactgaagaaaatcttcccataTCTAGATGaaaccaaagggaaattctctcccaattggcaag gcacatttGACATAATGGTAGCATTCgcgaaacatgtatacacaaagataattcactatcgatcaggccatcagacatcgaatacatctccagctaagaaatacacTACTCTTACCTACTATTCGCTCTTTGGATAG